A region of Deltaproteobacteria bacterium DNA encodes the following proteins:
- a CDS encoding branched-chain amino acid ABC transporter permease — MGLFWFYVRRGYRVVRNEVLVLPSRVILGLFVMTLLFLPLFTQDAYTLRILILTSIFAILAASWDLLSGYTGQMNFGHALFFGVGAYTAALLNLYVHIPPWGSIPLGGMAAVLAGLVIGIPCLRLRGTYLALTTLAFPIILMGIIFALPGITGGELGVSGLTRLSHSRIWDYYITVGLMLILCTVMWKITDSNTGVIFHAIREDELAVRSAGINTTRYKLLAFSLSGFFAGISGGLYAHFMRIAGPSTLEVSMSFTVVIWAIFGGIVTIYGPVGAVFILFPMLEFFRFWPEYRTLMFAGVVLLILLYMPEGLLPWIRDKIEVQCPRCKIRNAALRKTCRICTASLD, encoded by the coding sequence ATGGGTCTTTTCTGGTTTTATGTGAGAAGAGGGTATCGGGTGGTCAGAAATGAGGTCCTGGTCCTCCCCAGCCGGGTCATCCTCGGCCTGTTCGTCATGACCCTCCTTTTCTTGCCCCTTTTCACCCAGGATGCCTATACCCTCCGAATCCTGATCCTGACCAGCATCTTCGCCATCCTGGCCGCCAGCTGGGATCTTCTATCCGGATATACCGGCCAGATGAACTTCGGTCACGCCCTCTTTTTTGGGGTGGGGGCCTATACCGCGGCCCTTCTGAACCTCTACGTCCATATCCCCCCCTGGGGAAGCATCCCCTTAGGGGGAATGGCGGCCGTCCTGGCCGGTCTGGTCATCGGAATCCCCTGCCTCCGGCTGAGGGGCACCTATTTGGCGCTGACCACCCTGGCCTTTCCCATCATTCTGATGGGCATTATTTTCGCCTTGCCGGGCATCACCGGCGGCGAACTGGGGGTTTCGGGACTCACACGTCTCTCCCATTCCAGGATCTGGGACTATTATATCACCGTGGGGCTGATGCTGATCCTGTGCACTGTCATGTGGAAGATCACCGATTCCAATACAGGCGTCATCTTTCATGCCATTCGGGAAGACGAGTTGGCGGTCAGGTCCGCGGGCATCAACACCACCCGCTACAAACTCCTGGCCTTCAGTCTGAGCGGGTTCTTTGCAGGGATATCGGGCGGGCTCTATGCCCACTTCATGCGGATCGCCGGCCCATCCACCCTGGAGGTCTCCATGTCCTTTACCGTGGTGATCTGGGCCATATTCGGCGGAATCGTGACCATCTACGGCCCTGTGGGCGCCGTGTTCATCCTCTTTCCCATGCTGGAATTTTTCCGCTTCTGGCCGGAATACAGGACGCTCATGTTTGCCGGGGTCGTCCTTTTGATCCTGCTCTATATGCCGGAGGGTCTCCTCCCTTGGATTCGGGACAAGATCGAGGTCCAGTGTCCCCGGTGTAAGATACGGAACGCGGCCTTACGAAAGACATGCCGGATCTGCACGGCGTCGCTGGACTGA
- a CDS encoding long-chain fatty acid--CoA ligase, producing the protein MDPKEAYLSKPWLKYYPEGVPEDVDVPHVSVPELFDEVAAKYSGKTALIFYGSKISYAKLKDLIDRFATALHRLGVKKGDTVSLYLLNCPQYVVAYLAALKLGAKVTPISPVYTSQEVRHQLEDSEASTIVCEDILYDNVAKAGVSLQNVILTNIGDYLPAIKRLFGRKALAKAYKGMEAPTAERARASGLHLFQDLVKDTPPEPPQVVIDPEDIAALPYTGGTTGLPKAAILTHRNMVALQAQVLAFWPIFEEGKEVGIAFLPFFHIYGQVVVMLSGLIQGSTLVLFTTPDLDEIISAMERYEASAFYGVPTLFEYLKEYEKTDRVNWKRLKLIACGADTLHESTTQGWERRTGVKILEGYGMTETTAVSHSTPYNRPKAGSFGVPLPGVNAAIVDVEGTEFVPVGEVGELILNGPNIMKGYWKRPQETEESLVTIEGKKWLRTGDLVRMDDEGYFHFFDRKRDLIKYKGYSVFARHVEEVLYSHPQIKAAGVVGVPDPAAGQIIKAYVVLQSEARGKVSEEEITEFCRQNMAHYKVPKIIEFRGELPKTDVGKVSRRELREEAEEI; encoded by the coding sequence ATGGACCCTAAAGAAGCCTATCTGTCAAAGCCGTGGCTCAAGTACTATCCGGAAGGCGTACCCGAAGACGTGGACGTTCCCCATGTCTCCGTGCCGGAGCTGTTCGATGAGGTGGCCGCAAAATACAGCGGGAAGACGGCCCTGATCTTTTACGGGAGCAAGATCAGCTATGCCAAGCTCAAGGACCTGATCGATCGATTTGCCACGGCACTTCACCGGCTGGGAGTGAAAAAGGGGGACACGGTCTCGCTCTATCTCCTCAACTGTCCCCAGTATGTGGTCGCCTATCTTGCCGCGTTGAAACTGGGGGCCAAGGTCACGCCCATCAGTCCGGTATACACCAGCCAGGAGGTTCGGCACCAGCTCGAGGACAGCGAGGCGTCCACCATCGTCTGCGAGGACATCCTCTATGACAATGTGGCAAAGGCCGGGGTCTCCCTTCAGAATGTCATCCTCACCAATATCGGCGATTATCTCCCGGCCATCAAGCGTCTGTTCGGGAGAAAGGCCCTGGCCAAGGCATACAAAGGGATGGAGGCCCCCACTGCCGAGCGCGCCAGGGCCTCGGGATTGCATCTCTTTCAGGACCTGGTCAAGGATACCCCGCCCGAACCGCCGCAGGTGGTGATTGATCCTGAAGACATTGCGGCCCTCCCCTATACGGGTGGGACCACAGGGCTTCCCAAGGCGGCCATCCTGACCCATCGCAATATGGTGGCCCTTCAGGCCCAGGTACTTGCCTTCTGGCCTATTTTCGAAGAGGGAAAAGAGGTGGGAATCGCCTTTCTCCCCTTTTTTCACATCTACGGTCAGGTGGTGGTCATGTTGAGCGGGTTGATCCAAGGGTCCACCCTGGTTCTCTTCACCACACCGGACCTGGATGAGATCATCTCGGCCATGGAAAGATACGAGGCCTCGGCCTTTTACGGGGTGCCCACCCTGTTCGAATATCTCAAGGAATACGAAAAAACCGATCGGGTGAACTGGAAGCGGCTGAAGCTCATTGCCTGCGGGGCCGACACCCTCCACGAATCCACCACCCAGGGATGGGAGCGGAGGACCGGGGTCAAGATCCTGGAGGGATACGGCATGACCGAAACCACTGCGGTCAGCCACAGCACCCCCTACAACCGACCCAAGGCGGGCTCCTTCGGCGTGCCCCTCCCCGGGGTCAATGCGGCCATCGTGGATGTGGAGGGGACGGAGTTCGTTCCCGTGGGCGAGGTGGGGGAGCTGATCCTGAATGGGCCCAATATCATGAAGGGGTATTGGAAACGGCCCCAGGAGACCGAGGAATCCCTGGTTACGATCGAGGGGAAAAAATGGCTCCGGACCGGGGATCTGGTGAGAATGGACGATGAGGGATATTTTCATTTTTTCGACCGGAAGCGGGACCTGATCAAGTACAAGGGATATTCGGTATTCGCCAGACACGTGGAGGAGGTCCTCTACAGCCATCCCCAGATCAAGGCGGCCGGGGTGGTGGGCGTGCCCGATCCGGCCGCGGGCCAGATCATCAAGGCCTATGTGGTCCTTCAGTCCGAGGCCAGGGGCAAGGTCTCTGAAGAGGAGATCACGGAATTCTGCCGGCAGAATATGGCCCACTACAAGGTCCCCAAGATCATCGAATTTCGAGGAGAACTCCCCAAGACCGACGTGGGAAAGGTCTCCAGGCGTGAACTGAGAGAAGAGGCCGAGGAAATCTGA
- a CDS encoding branched-chain amino acid ABC transporter permease encodes MFLDIVITGLISGSVYALLAIGFSLIFGVARIVNIAHTAFYMLAAYCIYFVTQKAGLHPLLGMLAAFVVVTLLGLLAYKLFIDPIREHEGAVLIGTIALAIAMQEFMLLLFTGDYVSVPSLIKGYFAISGVKVFYQQLLTFGMVLLVLLALWVLLMKTRLGLAIRSTAEDREVANLMGMNDSRVAMTAMGVSVGLAAITGAVIAPLTILTPFMWMHPLIMMMAVVVLGGMGSIKGSFAGAYILGFAESLVVFLIPQGAFLKGSVALSIMILVLLIRPEGLFGISFEEER; translated from the coding sequence ATGTTTCTGGACATCGTGATCACCGGTCTCATCAGCGGCAGCGTCTACGCCCTCCTGGCCATCGGGTTCTCCCTGATCTTCGGCGTGGCCCGCATTGTCAACATCGCACACACGGCCTTTTACATGCTGGCGGCCTATTGCATCTATTTTGTCACCCAGAAGGCGGGCCTGCATCCGCTCCTGGGGATGCTGGCCGCCTTTGTTGTGGTCACGCTTCTGGGCCTTCTGGCGTACAAGCTCTTCATCGATCCCATACGGGAACATGAGGGTGCGGTCCTGATCGGGACCATCGCCCTTGCCATCGCCATGCAGGAATTCATGCTCCTCCTGTTTACCGGCGACTATGTGAGCGTCCCTTCCTTGATCAAGGGCTACTTCGCCATCTCGGGGGTCAAGGTCTTTTATCAGCAACTCCTTACCTTCGGCATGGTGCTGCTCGTTCTTCTTGCCCTATGGGTCCTCCTCATGAAAACCCGGCTGGGTCTGGCCATACGATCCACGGCCGAGGACAGGGAGGTGGCCAACCTCATGGGCATGAACGACAGCCGGGTGGCCATGACGGCCATGGGGGTCTCCGTGGGGCTGGCCGCCATCACCGGGGCGGTTATCGCGCCGCTGACCATCCTCACTCCCTTCATGTGGATGCACCCCCTTATTATGATGATGGCGGTGGTGGTCTTGGGCGGCATGGGGAGCATCAAGGGGAGCTTTGCAGGGGCCTACATCCTCGGATTTGCGGAGTCGTTGGTGGTCTTCCTGATCCCTCAGGGGGCCTTTCTCAAGGGGTCGGTTGCCCTCAGCATCATGATCCTGGTCCTCCTGATCCGTCCCGAAGGTCTTTTCGGCATCTCCTTTGAGGAAGAGAGGTAG